Part of the Fusobacterium sp. JB019 genome is shown below.
ATCAACAGAAGCAAGATATCGATTTACCACCATGGATTAGAAGTAATAAATAAAAGCTTGAAAAAGAATGTATAATATGTTAAAATAACAAGACCCTGCTCAAATGAATGATTTGGGCTTATAACCATAGGGAGGAGGTATAAAAATGAGAAAATATGAAATTATGTACATTATCAACCCAACTGTATTAGAAGAAGCAAGAGAAGCGGTAATTGCTAAAGTTAATGAAATCTTAACAGAGGCAGGAGCAGTAGTTGCTAAAACAGAAAAATGGGGAGAAAGAAAGTTAGCTTATCCTATAGATAAAAAGAAAACAGGATTTTATGTACTAACTACTTTAGAAATGGACGGTACAAAATTAGTTGATGTAGAAAGAAAACTTAATATTACTGAATCAGTAATGAGATATATTCTAGTGAAGCAAGACTAATTGTAAGGTATTTAACGTTTATTTTAAAGGAGGGATTATAAAATGGCTGATTATAGAAGAAGAAGAGCTAAATTAAGAGTTAAAGCATCTGAAATTGATTATAAAAATGTAGATCTTTTAAAAAGATTTGTATCTGATAAAGGAAGAATCAATCCATCTAGAGTAACTGGTGCTAATGCAAAGTTACAAAGAAAAATAGCTAAAGCTATTAAAAGAGCTAGAAATATTGCTTTAATTCCATATACAAGAACAGAAAAATAATATTAAAAAAGCACATTTATGTGCTTTTTTTTATAAAAATAAGAGGTCATCATTTTAATGATGACCTCTTATTTTTTAATATGGTTTATTTTTTAAAATATTGTATAGCTTTTTTAATTTCTTTTGGTAGCTTTTTTAATTTTTCACTAGGAACGCTACAAAGGGCAATTCTTATACCATTTTTCAAAGGTAAAACAAAAATATTGTTATTAACTAAAAATTTAACTATTTCATCTTTATTTTCACTTATAGGTATAGTTATAAAAAATCCACCTTTAAAAGGGCAATATTCTAAATTCTCTTTATTTGCATTTTTAATAAATATATTAGATCTTTCTTTTAACAAATCAATCCATTTTTTTCGAGTAGTATCAATTTCATTATAATAACTATCGTTATTAAAAATTTCATTTAAAATTGCCATTCCACCTTTTGAAATATTAGACCAAGAAGTACGGCATAAAAACTCAGAAGAATAAGAAAATTCAGATATAACCTCTTTAGAAGTAGAAATAGCAATTTGAGCTCCAGTTCTTAGCCCATAGCAAGTAAAAGATTTAGACATACTGTAAGCTAAAATTACTAGAATATTTTTAGGCAACCCTGAAAATAAAGAAAAATGTTTTCTTGAAAGATCTCGGCCTCTAAAATCATAGTCAATATAAGCAATATCGTTAAGTAGTATTATTTCTCCATAAGATGAAGCTTTTTTTAAAATTTCTACAACGGATTTCCATTCTTCGAATGAAAGAGAATATCCTGTTGGATTTTGACAAGGATCATTTATAACAATAATGACTTTTTTTTGTTTTTTTATAAGAGTTAAAAGTTTTTCTGAAAAATCTTTTAAATTGAATGAATTATTTGAAAATAAATTGTAAGTTTCATAATTTAAGTTGTCTGCTTGAGTAAGACTTATATAAGCTTCCCACATAAAATTAGGTAGAAGAATTGTATCTCCTTCTTCAGCGTATCCTTTAAATGTATTGTGGATAGCTCCAGTTCCTCCAGCAGTAGCAGTAACATCTACGTAAGTATTATTTTTATTAAATTCATCTATATGATTGTTTAAGATATCTTTCTTAACAGCTTCTTTATATTCTAAAGAACCGCTAACTCCTGCTGCATATCCAAATATATCAATTGCCGGTAGTTGTTTATAAAGTTTGTCTACTGTATCAAAGATCAATAAATTTTCTTTGTCATCAAAGAAAGTACCAATTGTAGAATTTATAATTTGAGAATTATCAATTGTTTTTTTTAGTTCTTTAACTTGTCTAGCCATAGCAAAAGCACCTTTTCCAAGTTTTTTACCGATTATTTTTTTTGCTAACATATTAACCTCCTACCTTGTTTATACACAAGTATACACGAAGATACACGAAAAGTCAATTCAAGATTAAGAAATTTCAATAAATTTAGAAAATAAATGCTCCTAAAATCCCAAAAATAATTAAAGGAATATTAAAGTGTAAAAAAGTAGGAATACAAGTATCCCAAATATGATTATGCTGGTTATCTGAGTTTAATCCGGAAGTGGGACCTAATGTAGAGTCCGAGGCAGGAGATCCAGCATCTCCTAGAGCTCCTGCAGCGGAAATTAAAATAGCTATTCCTTGAGGAGAAAAACCTAATTTTAAAGCTAAAGGACAATAGATTACAGCTAATATAGGAATAGTGCCAAAAGAAGTACCTATTCCAAGAGTTATAAATAAACCGATAAGAAGCATTAAACTTGCTCCAAGTATTTTATTATTTCCTATTATATGTATGATGCTTTGGACTAAAGTTGGAACAGCTCCAGTTTCCCTAATTACATTTCCAAAACCAGCAGCAACAAGCATAACAAAGGCTATAAATCCCATTAAATTAACCCCTTCATTAAGAGTGTCATCAAATAAATTTCTAGGAATAACTTTTGTGATGGACATAAAGATTAAAGCAAATAAAGCTCCTAAAGGTAAAGAACCAGTTTTTAGTTGGATACCAAAAGCCAAAAGAGTACTTAAAGTTGCGAGTGCATGCTTTTTAGTAAATTGAGAATCTTCATTTTGATTAGAGGTAGTAAAATCCTTATATTCTCTGGGGTTTTTATAGGAAATAAATAAGGCAAATAAAAGACCAAAAAACATACCAAGTCCTAATGTCCAATTAACAGCTGAAATATTTTTTAAGGTGATAGAAACACCATTGGCAATTAATTGATCTCGAATTATAGTTTGAAAAATAAGTCCAAATCCAACAGGCAAAGCAATATAAGGGGCTTTAAGTCCGAAGGTTAAAGCGCAAGCTACAGCTCGTCTATCTATTTTTAATTTATTCATTAAAGTTAAAAGAGGCGGAATTAAAATAGGTATAAAAGCTATATGAACAGGAATAAGATTTTGGGAAAGGCAAGCTAAAGAAGCGATTATAAAAATAAGTATATATTTTTTATTTTTAACTATCTTAAAAATCTTAAGAGAAATAATATTGGCTAGACCAGAATTATTAATAGCAACAGCTAAGGTTCCAAGTAAAATATAACTAAGAGCAGTTTCAGAGTTGCCTCCCATTCCTTTGATTAGGATACTCATAGTTTCGCTAAGTCCCATTCCTGAAGAGAGACCTGCTGTTAATGCAGAAATTAAAATAGCTATGATTACATTTGTTCTTAAAATACATAAAATCATCATAATTGTTACTGAAATGATTACGGGGTTAAAAAGCATAAAATCCTCCTAATTGTTTAATATTTAAAGTAAAATCTTTATAAGTTTATCATCAAATCTAGTAAAAATCAAACTTCTATCTATTTTTATGGTAAAATAAAAAAAATACAAATGATTATGATATAATGATTATAAAAAAAGGGAAGGGAATTTTATGAAGATGGTAGATACTCATTGTCATATGGACGATGAACAATATGATGAAGATAGAGAAAATATTTTAAGAAAAATATCAGAAAAAATGGAATTTATAGTAAATGTAGGATATAACCTAGTTTCTTCAGAAAAAAGCGTAGAATATGCTAAAAATCAAAAGTTTATATATGCAGCAATTGGAATTCATCCAACTGAAATTGAAACTTATAATATTGAAGTAGAGAAAAAAATAGAAAAACTATTAAATGAAGAAGAAAAAGTTGTTGCTATTGGAGAAATAGGTTTAGATTATCATTGGATGGTGACTGATAAAGAATATCAAAAGAAAATTTTTATAAGACAAATGGAATTAGCAAGGAAACATAAAAAACCTGTAGTGATACATTCTAGAGAGGCAATGGAAGACACATTAAATATTTTAGAAGAATACCCAGATGTAAAGGGAATATTTCATTGCTTTCCAGGGAGTATTGAGAGTGCTTTGAAAATTTCTGATAGATATTATTTTGGAATTGGAGGAGTTTTGACTTTTAAAAATTCAAAAAAAACAGTAAAATTTTTAAAGGAAATAGATATAAATAGAGTGGTTTTAGAAACAGATTCTCCATATTTATCACCAGTTCCATTTAGAGGAAAAAGAAATATTCCTTTGAATGTAAAGTATGTGGCTAAAAAAATAGCTGAATTGAAAGGAATTACATTTGAAGAAGTAGTTGAGATAACTACTCGAAATGCAAAAAAAATATATAATATAAAATAGGAGATTATATGAAACATTTTTTGGGATTAGGAACTGATATAATAGAAATATCGAGAATAAAAAAAGCGATAAAAAATGTAAAGTTTTTAGAAAAGGTTTATTCTTCGGAAGAACTTCATCTGATAGGGGAAAAAGGAAATAAAGCTGAAACCTATGCAGGAAGATTTGCAGCCAAGGAAGCTATTTCAAAAGCTTTTGGAACAGGGATGAGAGAGATTACATTTTCAAATATAGAAATTATAAATGATGATTTAGGGAAACCTATCATAAAATTTAAAAACAATATAAAAGCTTATGAAGAAAAATATTTAGTGGAGGTTTCTATATCTCATTGTAAAGAATATGCAGTTTCTACAGCCATTGTTTTTACAAAAGAAAATGAGGTGAAAAAATAATGATTGATGTATTGGAAATGAGTAGAGAGTTTCAAAGTTTCAAAGAAGCTATTGAAAATATAAGACAAACTTTAAAATTAGACGGTAGAGTTTTGGAAAATAAAAAATTAGAAAAGGAAACCTTAACAGAAGGATTTTGGAGTAATAAGAAGAATAGTCAAGAAGTAATAAATAAAATAAATCAGAATAAGGAATTAATTAATGAATATAATAAAATTCAGGAACTATATGATGAAGAAGAACTTATTTTTGAATTTTTAAATTCAGGTGAAGAAGAATTTAAAGAAGAGCTTTTAAAAAAACATAAAATCTTAAAAAAAAGAATAGAAGAAATAGATATTAAATTATTATTAGATGGGAAGTATGATAGTAATAATGCGATTGTAACTATTCATTCTGGTGCGGGAGGAACAGAAGCTTGTGACTGGGTGGAAATGATATATCGAATGTATACAAGATGGACTAATAGTAAAAGATATAAAGTTTCTCAAATGGATTTTATGCCAGGAGATTCGGTGGGTATAAAATCGATTACATTTTTAGTAGAAGGTCCTTTAGCTTATGG
Proteins encoded:
- the rpsF gene encoding 30S ribosomal protein S6, coding for MRKYEIMYIINPTVLEEAREAVIAKVNEILTEAGAVVAKTEKWGERKLAYPIDKKKTGFYVLTTLEMDGTKLVDVERKLNITESVMRYILVKQD
- the rpsR gene encoding 30S ribosomal protein S18 codes for the protein MADYRRRRAKLRVKASEIDYKNVDLLKRFVSDKGRINPSRVTGANAKLQRKIAKAIKRARNIALIPYTRTEK
- a CDS encoding aminotransferase class I/II-fold pyridoxal phosphate-dependent enzyme — encoded protein: MLAKKIIGKKLGKGAFAMARQVKELKKTIDNSQIINSTIGTFFDDKENLLIFDTVDKLYKQLPAIDIFGYAAGVSGSLEYKEAVKKDILNNHIDEFNKNNTYVDVTATAGGTGAIHNTFKGYAEEGDTILLPNFMWEAYISLTQADNLNYETYNLFSNNSFNLKDFSEKLLTLIKKQKKVIIVINDPCQNPTGYSLSFEEWKSVVEILKKASSYGEIILLNDIAYIDYDFRGRDLSRKHFSLFSGLPKNILVILAYSMSKSFTCYGLRTGAQIAISTSKEVISEFSYSSEFLCRTSWSNISKGGMAILNEIFNNDSYYNEIDTTRKKWIDLLKERSNIFIKNANKENLEYCPFKGGFFITIPISENKDEIVKFLVNNNIFVLPLKNGIRIALCSVPSEKLKKLPKEIKKAIQYFKK
- a CDS encoding SLC13 family permease, yielding MLFNPVIISVTIMMILCILRTNVIIAILISALTAGLSSGMGLSETMSILIKGMGGNSETALSYILLGTLAVAINNSGLANIISLKIFKIVKNKKYILIFIIASLACLSQNLIPVHIAFIPILIPPLLTLMNKLKIDRRAVACALTFGLKAPYIALPVGFGLIFQTIIRDQLIANGVSITLKNISAVNWTLGLGMFFGLLFALFISYKNPREYKDFTTSNQNEDSQFTKKHALATLSTLLAFGIQLKTGSLPLGALFALIFMSITKVIPRNLFDDTLNEGVNLMGFIAFVMLVAAGFGNVIRETGAVPTLVQSIIHIIGNNKILGASLMLLIGLFITLGIGTSFGTIPILAVIYCPLALKLGFSPQGIAILISAAGALGDAGSPASDSTLGPTSGLNSDNQHNHIWDTCIPTFLHFNIPLIIFGILGAFIF
- a CDS encoding TatD family hydrolase; translated protein: MKMVDTHCHMDDEQYDEDRENILRKISEKMEFIVNVGYNLVSSEKSVEYAKNQKFIYAAIGIHPTEIETYNIEVEKKIEKLLNEEEKVVAIGEIGLDYHWMVTDKEYQKKIFIRQMELARKHKKPVVIHSREAMEDTLNILEEYPDVKGIFHCFPGSIESALKISDRYYFGIGGVLTFKNSKKTVKFLKEIDINRVVLETDSPYLSPVPFRGKRNIPLNVKYVAKKIAELKGITFEEVVEITTRNAKKIYNIK
- the acpS gene encoding holo-ACP synthase, yielding MKHFLGLGTDIIEISRIKKAIKNVKFLEKVYSSEELHLIGEKGNKAETYAGRFAAKEAISKAFGTGMREITFSNIEIINDDLGKPIIKFKNNIKAYEEKYLVEVSISHCKEYAVSTAIVFTKENEVKK
- the prfB gene encoding peptide chain release factor 2 gives rise to the protein MDVLEMSREFQSFKEAIENIRQTLKLDGRVLENKKLEKETLTEGFWSNKKNSQEVINKINQNKELINEYNKIQELYDEEELIFEFLNSGEEEFKEELLKKHKILKKRIEEIDIKLLLDGKYDSNNAIVTIHSGAGGTEACDWVEMIYRMYTRWTNSKRYKVSQMDFMPGDSVGIKSITFLVEGPLAYGYLKGEKGVHRLVRISPFDANKKRHTSFASVDVLPEVDNDIEIKIRPEDIRVDTYRAGGAGGQHVNMTDSAVRITHFSTGIVTTCQQERSQLLNKEKAIKVLKSKLLDLEIQKKEAEMKKIQGEQSEIGWGNQIRSYVFQPYMLVKDHRTNCEVGNVKLVMDGGIDKFINFYLRWLKSK